The following are from one region of the Theropithecus gelada isolate Dixy chromosome 6, Tgel_1.0, whole genome shotgun sequence genome:
- the FAM71B gene encoding protein FAM71B, translating to MKRTMSNESCLPYYTARSYYSMSAFKTSMGDLQRQLYKRGEYDIFKYAPMFESNFIQINKKGEVIDVHNRVRMVTVGIVCTSPILPLPDVMVLARPTKICEEHVRQGWFAKGRGRRPVKTLELTRLLPLKFVKISIHDREKQQLRLKLATGRTFYLQLCPSSDTREDLFCYWEKLVYLLRPPVESYCSTPTLLTGDTAPEDNKSLVAAELHRERDQSETGLHKPCDVSAATSSAYAGGEGIQRASHRTASAASLSRSTPGTAEGAAARTAGGIAVAGTATGPRTDVAIAGAATSPATGAVSIAATKSAGPGQVTTALAGAAIKNPGENESSKSMAGAANISSDGISLALVGAASTSSAGTSTSMAGTTSLSQDSSLSAAFAGSMTTSKCAAERTEGPAVGPLISTLQSEGYMSERDGSQKVSPPSAEAWNEKKERREKKDRHPSRKSSHHRKASESHRRTAGDKNQKPSSRRSVSGHKNMRDDKKEKGHSNVRGKRHSSSRKSSTHSSTKKESRTTHELGKNRSASSTGALRKKASKISSFLRSLRATPGSKARVTSHDREVDIVAKMVEKQNIEAKVEKAQGGQELEMISGTVTSETTETIIFETKSI from the exons ATGAAGAGAACTATGAGCAATGAATCTTGTTTACCTTATTACACAGCCCGCAGCTACTATTCAATGAGTGCGTTCAAAACCTCCATGGGGGACCTGCAGCGACAATTGTACAAGAGAGGAGAGTACGACATTTTCAAGTATGCACCGATGTTCGAGAGTAATTTtattcagataaacaaaaaggGAGAAGTGATTGATGTACACAACCGTGTCCGaatggtgacagtgggcatcgtCTGCACCAGCCCCATCCTCCCACTGCCTGACGTCATGGTGCTGGCCCGACCAACTAAAATCTGTGAAGAGCATGTCAGACAGGGCTGGTTTGCTAAGGGGAGAGGTCGCAGGCCCGTCAAGACTCTAGAGCTCACGAGACTGCTTCCCTTGAAGTTTGTGAAGATCTCCATTCACGATCGTGAGAAACAGCAGCTGCGCCTGAAACTCGCCACTGGCCGTACTTTTTATCTGCAGCTGTGTCCCTCTTCTGACACACGGGAAGATCTCTTTTGCTATTGGGAAAAACTTGTCTATCTCCTGAGGCCACCAGTAGAGAGTTACTGTAGTACCCCGACACTTCTAACTGGGGACACAGCACCCGAAGACAACAAAAGCCTAGTG GCTGCAGAGCTCCACAGAGAGAGGGATCAGAGTGAGACTGGGCTCCACAAGCCTTGTGATGTATCTGCAGCCACCTCTTCTGCTTATGCTGGGGGAGAGGGAATCCAACGTGCCTCCCACAGAACGGCTAGTGCAGCTTCTCTATCCCGGAGCACTCCAGGGACTGCTGAAGGAGCAGCAGCCAGGACAGCAGGTGGCATAGCAGTGGCAGGAACAGCAACAGGCCCTAGAACAGATGTGGCAATAGCAGGGGCAGCAACGAGTCCTGCAACAGGCGCTGTGAGCATAGCAGCAACCAAATCTGCAGGCCCAGGCCAGGTGACCACAGCGCTGGCGGGAGCAGCCATCAAAAATCCAGGAGAAAACGAATCCAGCAAGTCCATGGCAGGTGCTGCCAACATATCCTCAGATGGTATCAGCTTGGCCTTGGTGGGTGCCGCAAGCACCTCCTCGGCAGGTACTTCCACCTCGATGGCGGGGACCACCAGTCTCTCCCAAGACAGCAGCTTGAGTGCAGCGTTTGCAGGCAGTATGACGACCAGCAAGTGTGCAGCAGAAAGAACTGAAGGGCCAGCCGTGGGGCCCCTCATCTCCACCTTGCAGAGCGAAGGCTACATGAGTGAGCGAGATGGAAGCCAGAAGGTTTCCCCGCCCAGTGCTGAAGCCTggaatgaaaaaaaggaaagaagagaaaagaaggacaGACATCCCAGTAGGAAAAGTTCTCATCACCGCAAGGCAAGTGAAAGTCACCGCAGGACAGCGGGGGACAAGAATCAGAAACCGTCCTCCCGCCGGTCCGTATCTGGCCATAAAAACATGAGagatgacaaaaaagaaaaagggcacaGCAACGTGAGGGGCAAGCGACATAGCTCCTCTCGCAAGAGCTCCACCCACAGCTCCACCAAAAAAGAGTCGAGAACAACTCACGAACTGGGGAAGAACCGATCTGCATCTAGCACAGGAGCTTTACGTAAGAAAGCCAGTAAGATCAGCTCCTTTTTAAGGAGCCTCAGGGCCACTCCTGGTTCAAAAGCAAGGGTCACATCACACGACAGAGAGGTAGATATCGTGGCTAAGATGGTGGAGAAGCAAAACATAGAGGCCAAAGTGGAGAAAGCCCAGGGtggccaggagctggagatgaTCAGCGGCACTGTGACATCCGAGACCACGGAGACGATCATCTTTGAAACCAAATCCATTTAA